TGGCGCGGCCGAGCGTGCCGCTGGCGCCTACGAGCAGGATCTTCATGGCGGAAACTCCGGTGTGGGGAATGGCGACCAGTCTGCGCGCCGGATCCGCGCCGGGGTATGCGCTAGCATTTCCGGCACCCCTAACTCCGGGTTAGCCATGGACCTGCTGCGCGCGATGGCGGTATTCGTTTCGGTCGCCGACCGCGGCAGCTTCGCCTCGGCCGCGCAGGCGCAACGCCTGTCGGCGGTGATGGTCGGCAAGCACATCCGTCAGCTCGAGGAACACCTGGGCGCGCGCCTGCTCCAGCGCGACACCCGCAAGCAGCGGCTGACCGAAGCGGGCGCGGCCTTTCTGGAGGAAGCGCGGCTGGCGCTGGAACAGGTGCGCCGCGCCGAGACCGTGGCCGAGCGCCTGCAGGACCACAGCCGCCCGCGCGGCCGCCTGCGCATCACCGCGCCGCTGACCCTGGGCACGCATGCGGTGGCACCGGTGGTCACCGCCTTCCTGCGCGCCTATCCCGAGGTGTCGGTGGACCTGGCCCTGGCCGACCGCATGAGCGACCTGATCGCAGAAGGTTTCGACGCGGCGATCCGCATCGGCCCGCTGTCCGACTCCGATCACCTGGTCGCGCGCCCGCTGCGCCCCTACCGCATGATCGTCTGCGCCTCGCCCGACTACCTGCGCGAACGCGGCACTCCGCGCAGCCCCAGCGAGCTGCCGCAACACAGCTGCCTCAATCACCTGCTCTGGCACCCCAACACCGGCTGGCGCTTCGCCAGCCTGGGCGGCGAACCGCTGCGCCTGAGCGGCCGCTTCGCCTCCAACCACGGCGAGGCTCTGCGCCGCGCCGCGCTGGACGGCTGCGGCATCCTGCTGCAGCCCGAAGTGCTGCTGGCCGAAGACCTGGCCGCCGGCCGCCTGGTGCCGCTGTTCGAAAACGACCTGCCGCCGCCGCGGCCGGTGCATCTGCTGTATCCGCGCGATCGACAGCCGCCGCCGAAACTGAGCCGCTTCGTGGAGGCGGTGATGGAGGCGATGGGGGCTTAGGAGACGAACGCGCACCGCGACCTGCCGCTTCGCGTGCCCTCACCCCAACCCCTCTCCCGCAAGCGGGAGAGGGGCTAAAGCAACAGCGGCGGCGGATGCGTCCCCTCTCCCGTTCACGGGAGAGGGCTAGGGTGAGGGGGTGAGCGCAAAGCGCGAATGCTCTTGATCCTCGCTCGGGCACCGAACTCGCCATGCCAATAGAAGACCCGGAGGGCGGCGCACAGGAGGTGCGCCGTTTTTCGCTGGCACAGGGATGTGCCATCGAAAAATCCCCGCGCCCACTCCGCTCTCGCACGGGAGCTCTGGCGAAGCGTTTTTCTTTGGTTACTTTCTTTTGACGCTTATCAAAAGAAAGTGACCCGGCCGCTTGCGGACGGAAGCTGTTGCTGTTGCTTCAACCAACACACCCAAACACCTTCGCGAGTTCGGAGCGGATCGCGGCTTACGCCGCTCCTACCCCAAGGTGCCAGAGGAGCCCCCCGCCGACCGCAACTGCGGATTCGCGGTCGCAGCTTGCGCAGCTCCTACACGGGCGTGCGTAGCTTTCGTCGTGGGTGCGGATCCGCGGTCGCGGCTTACGCCGCTCCTACCCCAGAGCGGGCAGGCGGTGGGCTACTTGGCCATGAACGCTTCGATTTCGTCGGCGCTGCGCGCCAGCTTGTCGGTCAGCACCTGATAGCCATCCTTGGTCACCAACACGTCGTCCTCCGTGCGGATGCCGATGCCGCGCCACTTCGGGTCCACGCTGGTGTCGTCGTGCGACACGTACAGGCCCGGCTCGATGGTGAACACCATGCCCGGTTCCAACAGACGCGACTCGCCGTCGATGCGGTACTCGCCCACATCGTGCACGTCCAAGCCCAGCCAGTGCCCGGTCTTGTGCCGGTAGAAACGCCGGTAGCTGCCGTCGGCGATGTTCTTCTCCAGCTTGCCCTTGAGCAGCCCCAGGCGCAGCAAGCCCTCGGTCAGCGTCTCCACTGCCGCGTTGTGGCCGGCCTCGTAGGACACGCCCGGGCGCGCCTGCGCCAGCGCCGCGGCCTGGGCCGCGCCGACCAGATCGTGCAGCGCGCGCTGCGGCTCGCTGAAACGGCCGTTGACCGGGAACGTGCGGGTGATGTCGGCGGCGTAGCCGCGGAACTCGGCGCCGGCGTCGATCAGCACCAGATCGCCGTCGCGCGCCTGGCCGTTGTTGGCGCGGTAATGCAGCACGCAGCCGTTGGCGCCGGCGCCGACGATGCTGCCGTAGGCCGGCTCGGCATCGTGCATGCGGAACACCCGTTCCAGTTCGGCCTGCAGCTCGTACTCGCGCACGCCGGCGCGCGCAGCGCGCATGGCCGCCTCGTGCGCGAGCACGCTGATATCGGCCGCGCGCTGCATCAGCTTGAGCTCGTCGCGGTCCTTGAACAGACGCATCTCGTCGAGCAGGTGGCCCAGCTCCAGGAACTCGTGCGGCGGCTGCGCGCCCTGGCGCACCATCGCGCGCACGCGGTTGAGCCAGCCGATCAGCTTGAGGTCGAACTCCTGGTCGCGGCCGAAGTGGTAGTACACGCGCGAGCGGCCTTCCAGCAGGCCGGGCAGGATGTCGTCCAGATCGGCGATGGGGTAGGCGTCGTCCAGGCCGAAGGCCTCGACCGCGCCTTCCGGGCCGAAGCGCGGGCCGTCCCAGCCTTCGCGCTCCAGGTCGCGTTCGCGGCAGAACAGCAGGGTCTCGCCGTGCTTGCGGCCGGGCACCAGCACCAGCACCGCTTCGGGTTCGGGGAAGCCGGTGAGGTACCACAGGTCCGAATCCTGCCGGTACGGGTAATGGGTGTCGCGGCTGCGGATGAGCTCGTTGGCCGCCGGCAGCACCAGGATGGCATCGTCGCCGGCCATGCGCATGAGCTGCTTGCGGCGGCGGGCGTAGGCCTTGGCGGGAATGTTCGAAGCTAGCGTCATCGCAGCGGTGTCGCTCCGGGTGCGGTCAGTTCAGGCGCTGCCGGTGCTGCGCGGCCAGCACGATATCGCCGTGCAGCAGCAGCGCGGCCACGCGCACGAATTCCTCGATCTCGGCCAGCGCTTCCTCGTCCTCTTCGTCGCCGTCGTCCTGCGGCTGCGCGGCGGCGAGCTTGGCCAGATCGCCCAGCGCTTCGCGGCCTTCCACCGACAGCGCATTGGCCGAGGCGCCGGCCAGGCCGAAGGCGCTGAGAAAACCGCGGCACCAGTCGAACAACGCGCCGCTGCGCTCGGCGAGCGAGGCGTCGGCATCGGGCAGCAGCAGCGAGAATTCGAAACTGCGGTCGGACAACTGCGCGGCGCTGGCCAGGCGCAGCTGGTCCAAGGGGCTGCCGTTGTCGGGCGTGCCCAGGTCGTTGTCGGCCAGCACCTTGCCCGGCCAATCGCGCACGGAGGCGCCGCCGCCGGCGAGCCAGCCGCACAGGGCGCCATGGAGTTCGGAAGGCGTAGCGGCTAGGGCCAGTTGGCGGCTCTGGGCGTCGACGGCGGACAACGCGGGCAGTTCGATGGCGGACACTGGCATCACAGGCAGGGGGTTGCGGCAGTTTAGCAATGCAGCGGCGCGCTTGTTGCGGCCGCGCGCGCCTGCCTACACTGCGCGCTGCCACGCCCAGCTTGCCGGTGTCCGTGCGTCCATTCCTACCCGCCGCCATTCGCTCCTTAGGCCTGCTCAGCCTGATGCTGGCGCTGGCGGGCGTGGCGTCGGCGGCGGCCGCGGCCACGCGCGACTACTACTTCACCCGCCTGGGCAGCGAGCTGGGCCTGGCGCAGAACTCGGTCACCGCCCTGGCCCAGGACAGCCAGGGCTTCGTCTGGGTCGGCACCCAGGGCGGCCTGCACCGCTACGACGGCCAGCGCTTCGTGCCCTACCGCCACGACCCGCGCGACCCGGCCAGCCTGCCCGACAGCTACATCACCTCGCTCGCGCTGGAAGGCGAGCGCGCGCTGTGGGTCGGCACCTATTCCGAATACCTGGCCCGGCTGGACCTGGCCAGCGGCCGCATCCGCCGCTACCAGCCGCCCGCCGGCAACCATGCCGCGCGCCAGGTCATGACCCTGCTCTACCGTGGCGGCCGGGTCTGGATCGGCACCGTGGCCGGCCTGGAACGGCTGGACCCGGCCACCGGCCGCCGCGAGACCCTGCTGCGCCTGCCCGCCGAAGTGCGCGACCGGCCCTGGCAGAAGCTGGTGTCGGACCTGCGCGGCGACGTCTGGTACGGCAACGCCACCGGCCTGTACCGCATCGGCGCCGACAACCGCGCCGAGCGCGTCGACGAGCGCCCGGCGGCCAGCCTGTTGCGCGATCACCGCGGCCAGATCTGGGTGGGCCGCGGCGACGGCCTGTTCCGCCTGCACAGCGACGGCCGCAGCCTGATCGCGGTGTGGCCGGGCGCGGCGGGCGCGGTGCCCGGCGAGTCCACCGACGTGCGCGCGATAGTCGAAGCCCCCGACCGACGGCTGTGGTTCTCCGCGTTCTCCGGCGGCCTGCGCCGCTACGACCCCGACACCGGCGAGCTCAACGTGGTGCGCGAGGACGGCGGCATCGACGCCAGCCTGCCCGAGGACACCATCGCCAACCTGATGATCGACCACGGCGGCCTGCTCTGGGCCGGCGGCACCTTCCGCGGCGTGGCCCTGACCGACCCACGCGGCAGCCGCTTCAGCTACGTGCTGGACCTGGACAGCGGCAGCCCGCGCAACGCCGCGGCCGACGACAGCATGCGCGCCCTGATCCAGGACGCCGCCGGCGGCCTGTGGCTGGGCAGCGACAACGCGCGCCTGCTGCGCTACGACCTGCAACGCGACCGCTTCGACGACTACACCGCCCTGGTCGGTGCCGGCGTGCGGGTGATGGCCTTCGGCCGTGCCGACCGCGGCCGGCTCTGGCTGGCCACCACCCAGGGCCTGCGCCGCCTGGACCCGGTCACCCGCGCGATCGAACGCATCGACCTGGGCCCCTATCGCGACCTGTCGCTGCGCAGCCTGATCGTGGCCCGCGACGGCCAGCTGTGGCTGGGCAGCACCGGCCATGGCGCGCTGCGTTACGACCCGGCCAGCGGCGCCATCGCCCACTACGACTACCGCGAGGGCGACGCCCAGGGCCTGAGCCACCCGGTGGTGCATGCGCTGCTGGAGGACCGCGCCGGCCGCATCTGGTTCGGCACCGGCGACGGCCTGGACCTGCTGGAGCCCGGCAGCGGCCGCATGCGCCACTACCGCCACGTCGCCGACGACCCGTCCAGCCTGCCCGGCAACCTGGTGCGCGCGCTGCACCAGTCCGCCGACGGCACGGTCTGGATCGGCGGCCACGCCGGGCTCAGCCGCGCCGT
The sequence above is a segment of the Lysobacter silvisoli genome. Coding sequences within it:
- a CDS encoding LysR family transcriptional regulator; the protein is MDLLRAMAVFVSVADRGSFASAAQAQRLSAVMVGKHIRQLEEHLGARLLQRDTRKQRLTEAGAAFLEEARLALEQVRRAETVAERLQDHSRPRGRLRITAPLTLGTHAVAPVVTAFLRAYPEVSVDLALADRMSDLIAEGFDAAIRIGPLSDSDHLVARPLRPYRMIVCASPDYLRERGTPRSPSELPQHSCLNHLLWHPNTGWRFASLGGEPLRLSGRFASNHGEALRRAALDGCGILLQPEVLLAEDLAAGRLVPLFENDLPPPRPVHLLYPRDRQPPPKLSRFVEAVMEAMGA
- a CDS encoding UPF0149 family protein, with amino-acid sequence MELPALSAVDAQSRQLALAATPSELHGALCGWLAGGGASVRDWPGKVLADNDLGTPDNGSPLDQLRLASAAQLSDRSFEFSLLLPDADASLAERSGALFDWCRGFLSAFGLAGASANALSVEGREALGDLAKLAAAQPQDDGDEEDEEALAEIEEFVRVAALLLHGDIVLAAQHRQRLN
- a CDS encoding aminopeptidase P N-terminal domain-containing protein, yielding MTLASNIPAKAYARRRKQLMRMAGDDAILVLPAANELIRSRDTHYPYRQDSDLWYLTGFPEPEAVLVLVPGRKHGETLLFCRERDLEREGWDGPRFGPEGAVEAFGLDDAYPIADLDDILPGLLEGRSRVYYHFGRDQEFDLKLIGWLNRVRAMVRQGAQPPHEFLELGHLLDEMRLFKDRDELKLMQRAADISVLAHEAAMRAARAGVREYELQAELERVFRMHDAEPAYGSIVGAGANGCVLHYRANNGQARDGDLVLIDAGAEFRGYAADITRTFPVNGRFSEPQRALHDLVGAAQAAALAQARPGVSYEAGHNAAVETLTEGLLRLGLLKGKLEKNIADGSYRRFYRHKTGHWLGLDVHDVGEYRIDGESRLLEPGMVFTIEPGLYVSHDDTSVDPKWRGIGIRTEDDVLVTKDGYQVLTDKLARSADEIEAFMAK